The following are from one region of the Amycolatopsis sp. QT-25 genome:
- a CDS encoding sulfurtransferase has protein sequence MSREDVLVTTQWAEENLDTPGVVFIEVDEDTTAYDNGHIRGAVKFDWRKDLQDGVRRDFVDKEGFEKLLSERGISNDDRVILYGGNNNWFAAYAYWYFKLYGHEKVQLLDGGRKKWELDGRELSSEDVKREPARYQAKEQDLSIRAFRDEVVQAIGSSNFVDVRSPDEFSGKLLAPAHLPQEQSQVPGHIPGALNVPWAKVANEDGTFKTEEEIKELYSDEGLDESKSTIAYCRIGERSSIAWFALHELLGYDQVKNYDGSWTEYGSLVGVPVELGAK, from the coding sequence ATGAGTCGTGAAGACGTCCTGGTCACCACCCAGTGGGCCGAGGAGAACCTGGACACCCCGGGTGTCGTGTTCATCGAGGTCGACGAGGACACGACCGCGTACGACAACGGACACATCCGCGGTGCGGTGAAGTTCGACTGGCGCAAGGACCTGCAGGACGGCGTCCGCCGCGACTTCGTCGACAAGGAGGGCTTCGAGAAGCTGCTGTCCGAGCGGGGCATCTCGAACGACGACCGCGTGATCCTCTACGGCGGCAACAACAACTGGTTCGCCGCGTACGCGTACTGGTACTTCAAGCTCTACGGTCACGAGAAGGTGCAGCTGCTCGACGGCGGCCGCAAGAAGTGGGAACTCGACGGCCGCGAGCTGAGCTCCGAGGACGTCAAGCGCGAGCCTGCCCGGTACCAGGCCAAGGAGCAGGACCTCTCGATCCGCGCGTTCCGCGACGAGGTCGTCCAGGCCATCGGTTCCAGCAACTTCGTCGACGTGCGTTCGCCCGACGAGTTCTCCGGCAAGCTGCTCGCCCCGGCGCACCTGCCGCAGGAGCAGTCCCAGGTTCCCGGCCACATCCCGGGCGCGCTGAACGTCCCGTGGGCGAAGGTCGCCAACGAGGACGGCACCTTCAAGACCGAGGAAGAGATCAAGGAGCTGTACTCCGACGAGGGCCTCGACGAGTCGAAGTCCACGATCGCGTACTGCCGGATCGGTGAGCGTTCGTCCATCGCGTGGTTCGCGCTGCACGAGCTCCTCGGCTACGACCAGGTGAAGAACTACGACGGTTCGTGGACGGAATACGGCTCGCTCGTCGGCGTGCCGGTCGAGTTGGGAGCCAAGTGA
- the pxpB gene encoding 5-oxoprolinase subunit PxpB, translated as MRWRAYGEHAALLDCDSPAQTIAAHATISFARPPGIAELVPGARSLLVVEIPGSGALAAARDLLADADLAHPPEGEPREITLDVTYDGEDLELVARDAGVSIEDVVRLHTGAVYTVAFTGFAPGFGYLRGLPEPLRQPRLATPRTRVPPGSVGIAGEFTGVYPRVSPGGWRLIGHTRTVLFDPRADPPALLSPGDRVRFRSAG; from the coding sequence GTGCGGTGGCGTGCCTACGGCGAGCACGCCGCCCTGCTGGACTGCGATTCCCCGGCACAGACGATCGCGGCACACGCGACGATTTCGTTCGCGCGCCCGCCTGGGATCGCCGAGCTCGTCCCCGGCGCCCGCAGCCTGCTCGTGGTGGAAATCCCGGGCTCCGGTGCCCTCGCGGCCGCCCGTGACCTGCTGGCGGACGCCGACCTCGCACATCCGCCCGAAGGCGAACCACGGGAGATCACGCTCGACGTCACCTACGACGGCGAGGATCTCGAACTCGTCGCGCGGGACGCCGGAGTGTCCATCGAGGACGTCGTCCGGCTGCACACCGGCGCCGTGTACACCGTGGCCTTCACCGGGTTCGCACCCGGATTCGGCTACCTGAGAGGGCTTCCCGAACCGCTCCGGCAGCCGCGGCTGGCGACTCCGCGCACTCGCGTGCCGCCGGGTTCGGTCGGGATCGCGGGCGAGTTCACCGGCGTGTACCCGCGGGTCTCACCCGGTGGCTGGCGGCTGATCGGCCACACCCGGACCGTCCTGTTCGATCCGCGCGCCGACCCGCCCGCGCTGCTGTCGCCCGGTGACCGGGTGCGGTTCCGGAGCGCCGGATGA
- a CDS encoding DUF4395 domain-containing protein gives MSAGPAVDPRGPRFAAILTTIVLAVVLITQWWPLLAAQAVVFAIGAFVGLKPAPYSLLYRYLVAPRLGPATEREDAAPLRFAQAVGFVFAVVGTVGFAAGWTALGFVATAFALFAAFLNAAFDFCLGCEMYLLIKRFSPSPRAS, from the coding sequence ATGTCCGCAGGACCGGCCGTCGACCCCCGTGGTCCGCGTTTCGCCGCCATCCTGACGACGATCGTGCTCGCGGTCGTGCTCATCACCCAGTGGTGGCCACTGCTCGCGGCGCAGGCGGTGGTGTTCGCGATCGGGGCCTTCGTCGGGCTCAAGCCGGCGCCGTACTCCCTCCTCTACCGCTACCTGGTCGCACCGCGGCTCGGCCCGGCGACCGAACGCGAGGACGCCGCCCCGCTGCGGTTCGCGCAGGCCGTCGGGTTCGTCTTCGCCGTCGTCGGCACCGTCGGCTTCGCCGCCGGGTGGACCGCGCTGGGCTTCGTCGCGACGGCGTTCGCGCTGTTCGCGGCCTTCCTCAACGCGGCGTTCGACTTCTGTCTCGGTTGCGAAATGTACCTGCTCATCAAACGTTTCAGCCCCAGCCCTCGCGCGTCCTAA
- a CDS encoding thioredoxin family protein → MTGVWVLLGVLVLGGVAGALLRARNGRIRAAKASDVAKLPERVSAALAPEGVTLVQISTTFCAPCRHTRVILSALADKTDGLTHVDLDVTETPEVAKALSILRTPTTLALTPDGREVFRVGGVPRGQELLEALKPHLANA, encoded by the coding sequence ATGACCGGGGTGTGGGTGCTGCTGGGCGTCCTGGTGCTAGGCGGTGTGGCGGGCGCGCTGCTGCGAGCACGCAACGGCCGCATCAGGGCCGCCAAGGCTTCTGACGTGGCCAAGCTGCCGGAGCGCGTCTCCGCCGCCCTCGCGCCCGAAGGCGTCACCCTGGTCCAGATCTCCACGACGTTCTGCGCGCCGTGCCGCCACACCCGCGTCATCCTGTCTGCTCTCGCGGACAAGACCGACGGCCTCACGCATGTCGATCTGGACGTCACCGAGACCCCCGAAGTCGCCAAGGCGCTTTCGATCTTGCGGACTCCGACGACGCTGGCCTTGACTCCGGACGGCCGGGAGGTTTTCCGCGTCGGCGGCGTTCCCCGAGGTCAGGAGCTTCTGGAAGCTCTGAAACCCCACCTCGCGAACGCCTGA
- a CDS encoding DUF1416 domain-containing protein, with product MADDSCGAPAQEATPADYDTRGQVVLAGKVTGAEGPVGGAFVRLLDGGGDFTGEVVSSADGDFRFYAAPGDWTVRALHRSGNGEASVTAQGPGVHQLAISVA from the coding sequence ATGGCTGACGACAGCTGCGGCGCACCGGCCCAGGAGGCCACGCCCGCCGATTACGACACCCGCGGCCAGGTCGTGCTGGCGGGCAAGGTGACCGGTGCGGAAGGGCCCGTCGGCGGCGCCTTCGTGCGGCTGCTGGACGGCGGCGGTGACTTCACCGGCGAGGTGGTCTCGTCGGCCGACGGCGACTTCCGCTTCTACGCCGCCCCCGGCGACTGGACGGTGCGCGCGCTGCACCGTTCCGGCAACGGCGAAGCCTCGGTGACCGCCCAGGGTCCGGGCGTGCACCAGCTGGCGATCTCGGTCGCCTGA
- a CDS encoding FABP family protein — protein sequence MTASGDEAIQAAEKRAENTRDRNLPQLDDMPIPGDTANLREGANLNDACLALLPLVGVWRGEGEVDYPTIDGPYRFGMQLTIAHDGRPFLTHEARAWLLDEDGKVIRPAARESGFWRPQADDTIELLLTHNTGIIELFYGKPRGKASVPAWELGTDAVVRTSTAKDVTASQRLYGIVNGELGYVEERAMMGQELQPHTSALLRRVVG from the coding sequence ATGACGGCTAGTGGCGACGAGGCCATCCAGGCCGCGGAGAAGCGCGCGGAGAACACGCGCGACCGGAACCTTCCGCAGTTAGACGACATGCCCATCCCGGGTGACACCGCGAACCTGCGCGAAGGTGCGAACCTCAACGACGCCTGCCTGGCGCTTCTGCCGCTCGTCGGCGTCTGGCGCGGCGAGGGCGAGGTCGACTACCCGACCATCGACGGCCCGTACCGGTTCGGCATGCAGCTGACCATCGCGCACGACGGCCGCCCGTTCCTCACGCACGAGGCCCGCGCGTGGCTACTCGACGAGGACGGCAAGGTCATCCGTCCGGCGGCACGCGAATCCGGCTTCTGGCGTCCACAGGCCGACGACACGATCGAACTGCTGCTGACCCACAACACCGGTATCATCGAGCTCTTCTACGGCAAACCGCGTGGCAAGGCGTCGGTTCCCGCCTGGGAGCTGGGCACCGACGCGGTCGTCCGCACGTCGACGGCCAAGGACGTCACGGCGTCGCAGCGGCTCTACGGCATCGTGAACGGTGAACTCGGCTACGTCGAGGAGCGCGCCATGATGGGCCAGGAACTCCAGCCGCACACGTCGGCGCTGCTGCGTCGCGTCGTGGGCTGA